In Onychostoma macrolepis isolate SWU-2019 chromosome 06, ASM1243209v1, whole genome shotgun sequence, one DNA window encodes the following:
- the LOC131542735 gene encoding odorant receptor 131-2-like → MNSTGQQLLMRDTFTTAFIKNFIVVLVWLLLSYINGSVVATFFRHHIFYEDPRYILFIHMVINDAVQLTVTIALFVVSYILYTISVGVCCFFILVAVFTTRSTPVNLAGMAIERYVAICYPLRHAQICTVRRAYMLIAVIWFVSVVPDITDLFVTLATEPLSFFQTNVFCLRQNVFKDPVLLYKRQTFDGIYFSLVFLTLLCTYLRIVFAARALSTERTSANRATNTILLHGVQLLMCMLSYVSPSVEGVLNIIFPGRILEIRFASYLIVYILPRFLSPVIYGVRDKKFRKCLRRYFVCGLTRIDTRVECKDEEH, encoded by the coding sequence ATGAATTCAACAGGCCAGCAACTCCTCATGAGAGACACGTTCACCACGGCCTTCATTAAGAACTTCATCGTGGTCCTGGTGTGGCTCCTCCTCAGCTACATCAATGGCAGCGTCGTGGCCACCTTCTTCAGACACCACATCTTTTATGAGGACCCTCGCTATATTCTATTCATACATATGGTGATTAATGACGCGGTGCAGCTCACTGTAACCATCGCCCTGTTTGTGGTCAGCTACATCTTGTACACTATCAGTGTAGGAGTGTGTTGTTTCTTTATCCTGGTGGCTGTGTTCACCACCCGCAGCACGCCTGTCAATCTGGCCGGCATGGCGATCGAGCGTTACGTCGCGATCTGCTATCCTCTGCGTCACGCGCAGATCTGCACCGTGCGCCGCGCGTACATGCTCATAGCGGTCATTTGGTTCGTATCCGTGGTTCCTGACATCACTGACCTTTTCGTGACTTTAGCCACAGAGCCTCTGAGTTTCTTCCAAACTAATGTCTTTTGTCTCAGACAGAATGTGTTCAAAGACCCTGTGCTGCTGTACAAACGCCAGACGTTCGACGGCATTTATTTCTCGCTGGTGTTCCTCACGCTGCTCTGCACGTACCTGCGGATCGTGTTCGCGGCTCGCGCGCTCTCCACCGAGAGAACTTCCGCCAACCGCGCGACCAACACTATCTTGCTTCACGGGGTTCAGTTGCTGATGTGCATGCTGTCCTACGTGTCTCCTAGCGTGGAGGGCGTACTGAACATCATCTTCCCGGGACGCATCCTGGAAATCCGTTTCGCCAGCTATCTAATTGTCTATATTTTGCCACGCTTTTTAAGTCCAGTCATATACGGAGTGCGGGATAAAAAGTTCCGCAAGTGTCTGAGGAGGTATTTTGTGTGTGGTCTCACTAGAATAGACACGAGAGTAGAGTGTAAAGATGAAGAACATTAA